In the Sandaracinus amylolyticus genome, CGCACCAGGGGATCGTCGGGCTCGAGCCGATCGTGACGCGCGGTGAGCAGCGCCCGCAGCGCGAATTCGCGCACCGGCGACCACGTGCCCGCGACCCGGCCGAAGGCGCGGAGCTGTCGATCGTCGCTCGCGTGCTGACCGGTGCCGAGCTCGTTGATCGGATCGAGGAACGCCGCGCGCCCGTACCAACCGCCGCCCATCACCTCGAGCGAGAGCGCGTGCCCCGCGACGTTCCCTCCGAGCCGATACGCGACACTGCCCGCGTAGCGATCGAGCGTCCGCCGTGCGTCGCTCGCGAGCTGCGATCCCGCGCCGGGCACCCCGGACGCGCGGCTGACCCAGAGCATCACCGCTTCGAGCTCGCCCTCGTCGAGCGGCACCTCGAGGTGCAAGAGCCCGCTCGCGCCGCGCGTGCGCGCGTTGCGCCGCGTGCGCTCGCGATCGTCGGTGGGGTCGAGCCGCGTGCCGCCGTCGTCGAGGAACGGATAGTCGTTGTCGGCGGTGTCGAACGACACCGCGACGAGCGACGCGAGCCGCCCGCTGCGCACCGCGCCCCATGCCCTCGCGATCGCGGTGTCGAACGAGCCGTACGCGAGCGACGCGCCGGCACCACGACCTTCGGCGCGCGAAGGGACGAGACGGATCACGCCGCCGATCGCACCCTCGCCCAGCATCGCCGGCGCACCGCCGCGATAGACCTCGATCGCCGCGATCGATCCGAGATCGAGCACCCCGAGATCGAACGCGCCGAGATCGGGCCCGGTGAGCGGGAGATCGCCGAGCATCACCGTCGAGTGCGCGACGTCCGCGCCGCGCAAGCTGAGCCCGAGCGAGTGGCCGAGCCCGCCGGTCCCGAGCGCACGCGCGCCGGGCACGCGCGCGATCACCTCGCGCAGCGACTCGCCGCTCGTCGGCTCGACCTCGACCCGCGTGCCCGACGCGGTGGGATCGAGCGGTGCGCGCGCCGCGATCGGTCGCTCGACCTCGGCACGCGCGCGGAACGTGTGCTCGTCCTGCGCATGCACGACGCCCGTCGCGATCGCGCACCACGCGATCGACACCACGAGCCACCACGCGAGCATCCGCCGCACGACCGCCACGCGACCTCCGAGGCGACGCGCGAGCGCGCGCCACCGGTGCGCGGACCCGCCCTCGAGGTCCGAGGCACGTCGTGCGATGGAGGCACGACACCAACGGCAGGTCTTCGGGCTCGCAGGCGCGGGCCGAGGTCGGCCCACCTACTGGTCGCGCCTTCCCGCGCGTGGAGAACGCGCAGTGGTCGTCGCGACGGTCGTTCCTGCACACCGCTGCGGGGCAGCCCCGGAATCTCACCGGGTTCCCT is a window encoding:
- a CDS encoding TonB-dependent receptor plug domain-containing protein; amino-acid sequence: MAVVRRMLAWWLVVSIAWCAIATGVVHAQDEHTFRARAEVERPIAARAPLDPTASGTRVEVEPTSGESLREVIARVPGARALGTGGLGHSLGLSLRGADVAHSTVMLGDLPLTGPDLGAFDLGVLDLGSIAAIEVYRGGAPAMLGEGAIGGVIRLVPSRAEGRGAGASLAYGSFDTAIARAWGAVRSGRLASLVAVSFDTADNDYPFLDDGGTRLDPTDDRERTRRNARTRGASGLLHLEVPLDEGELEAVMLWVSRASGVPGAGSQLASDARRTLDRYAGSVAYRLGGNVAGHALSLEVMGGGWYGRAAFLDPINELGTGQHASDDRQLRAFGRVAGTWSPVREFALRALLTARHDRLEPDDPLVRTSLGDSHRDGLVAVIEGAIDPRIDRVRIALRPSVRLEWTDATLEQIELVSRLARSVEVIAPTFRLGAAIAPIAGLAVSASIAHGTRIPSMVELFGDRATLVANVRLEPERATSIDAGVTLQERIAPGLEIDGELRGFVSLAESLIRYRRTAQYTAIAENVASATIAGLEVGLDLRALDHLRLEGALTFLDARDGLGRLLPFRPQWQGFARIEASTGPALGPGVVLSGFTSATYSAANAVDPANLVVIAERTWIDVGARVELFGAIGISCALRDVLDARGQDFLGLPLPGRRFVAQADIQGDL